The Bacteroidales bacterium sequence TTCGGTCGGGGAGAACCTGTTCCTGTTACCTCAGGGACTATGAACTTCCCTGTCAATCTTGCTGCTTTCTCTCCGGGATTACACACACTCTATATCCGCGCTAAAAATAGTCAGGAAGATTGGAGTATTACGCATGATATTACCTTTATCAAACTCGATGAAGATATATTTGCCAATATTATCGCCTATGAATGGTTCATTAATGATGATCCGGGATTCGGACAGGCAACAAGTTATACTGAAATAACCCCTGCACAAAGGATATCCCGCACCGTTACGGTGGATATTTCTTCTCTTGCGGAAGGTATCCATACCATGTTTGTACGTGTACTCGACGACAATAATACGTGGAGTATTACGCAAAGCCAGTCATTCATGAAAGTAAAAGGCATTGAACCTGGAAAGATCACCGGGCTGGAATGGTTCATCGATACCGACCCGGGAATGGGTAACGCTACTCCCGTGGAAATACAATCCGGTCAGACGGAAAAATTATTTATCATAGACCTCACGTCTTTGACTAACGGAATGCATACCTTATATGTCCGTGCCCGGGATGTTGATGGAAAATGGAGTATTACGCAGGATATTACATTTATATCTTTGGATGAAAGAACTCCGGATAATGTGATTGCTTATGAATATTTTATCGATAAAGATCCGGGATTCGGCAAAGCTTCAGGATATACTTCGGTAACTCCTGCCCAGAAAGTAACCAGGACTTTCACCGTCAATACCTCCGGTCTGGATGACGGACTACATACGCTATACATCCGTGCCCTCAATGAAGGTAAAGAATGGAGTATCACCCAATCCCAGACTTTCATAAAGACAACCCGGCCTAAAGACCTTGATCTGATTTCGCTGGAATATTTCTTTGATACTGATCCCGGTTTCGGAGCAGGAATACCTGTGGCCTTATGGGGCACGAATGCTACCAACTCGTTCTCGGTCGATGTAAGTACTCTTAATGAAGGCTTACATACACTATACATCCGTGGACAAAACAGCGATAAAAAATGGAGTATTACACAGGATATTACGTTCCTTCTGTTCAATGTAAATGAAATATCCGATATTGTGGAAGTCGAATGGTTTGTCGATACTGATCCCGGATTCGGTAATGTTCCTTCAGAACAAAGATTCGAATATTCAACTCCCCAACATACTATTGTCCGGACATTCCCTGTCAATACGGAAAATCTGTCACTCGGATTACATCATCTATATGTCCGTGCCAAAAATGAAAGGGATGCATGGAGTATCACACAGCACCACTCTTTCATGAAGGTAAAATCCCAGAGTGTAGAAGCATTGGAATATTTTATCGATACGGATAAAGGATTTGGTAAAAATACCATCATTCCAATTGCTACTCCCGGGGCAAATGTTTCCGCAACATTCAATGTCCCGACCCAGGATCTGGGTGACGGTATCCATACTTTATATGTCCGGGGATTAAATGAAAAGGGTTATTGGGGGATCACTCAATACCAGGCCTTCATTAAGGTAACACCTGCCCTGAATGCTGCCGATGTTAATCTTGTGGAATACTTTATCGATACTGATCCGGGATTTGGTGAAGCCAACCGTATAAATGTAACACCATTAGATAATGGCCCTGTATTTATACCAGTTGCTGATAACGAATACACTGAAGGGGCACATATTTTCTATGTCCGTTCACGCAATACAAAGGGAGAATGGAGTATCACCCAAAGTATTCCTTTCCTTACGATAGCAGCTGAAATAGTGCCCGATGTTACAGCGTTGGAATGGTTTATCGATGAAGAACCCGGATTCGGACAGGGCATCCCGGTGGCTATTCCGGAACCTGGAACCCATGTAATCCGGACATTCAATATTCCATTAAGTACTGTTGACGACGGACTCCATACTTTGTATGTACGTGCCCGTACTCAGACCGGTATCTGGAGTATTACCCAATACAGGACATTTATTAAAGTATCGCCGACCCAGGAAACAGACCTTTTGCAGCTGGAATACTTTATCGATACTGATCCTGGAATCGGTAAGGCTGAAAAAGTTGCCCTTTCATCGCAAAAAACAGCCGATAAATCATTTACGGTTTCTTTAGATAATGTTTCACCGGGGCATCATACCTTATATGTCCGGTCACAGAATACCGAGAAACATTGGAGTATCACTCAATCTATACAGATATTGGTATCTGAAATACCGGTTATTCCCGATATTACTGCCGCAGAATGGTTTATCGATGATGATCCTGGATTCGAAAGTGCTAATAAAGTTTTATTGTTGACCAACGAGATAGGTCAGAATGTCAGGAAAACATTCACTGTTCAGTTGCCGGATAATACATCTTCCGGATTACATACATTCTATGTCAGGGCAAAAAATGCACAAAATCGTTGGAGTCATACCCAATACAGCCAGTTTGTCAAAGTGGAAGGAGCCGGAAGGGAGATACCCAATGCCGTAGCCCTGGAATATTTTATCGATAAAGATCCGGGATTCGGAAAAGCCGTACGGAAAAATATCAGCTTAACCGACAACACGGTCAATATATCCATTGATACAGTTTCGGCAGGTATCCATACTCTTTATGTCCGGACTATCGACGCTGACAGTCTTTGGAGTATTACGCACAGTATTGACTTCATGAAAATGGAGATTAGAAAAGTTCCTAAAGTCACTGCTATAGAATGGTTCATTGACGAGGATCCGGGATTCGGGGAAGCAAATGATGTTACTCCGGTATTTACTGCATCGCAAAATGTAACCCATACATTTGCGGTATCTCTCAATGGATTAAATGACGGAATACACACATTCTATGTACGTGCCAAGGATAGTCTTGAAAACTGGAGCATTACACAGTATTCGACATTTATCAAATCATCTGTCAGATTATTACCTGAAGTTGTCGCTGTTGAATACTTCCTGGATACAGATCCCGGATTCGGACAGGGGACTCAACTGCCCGTCACTAATGCAAATACCCCGGTCAGCATCATGTTCACTACGGATATGATTACCGAAGGTGCTCATACATTATATGTCCGGACGCTCAACAATAAGAAAGAATGGAGTATTACTCAAAGCATCAAATTGCTGGTATTCAATATGGAATCCATAGAACCTTCTAAAGTGATGGCGCTGGAATATTTCATTGATAATGACCCGGGATTTGGTAATGGTAAGAAAATCAACATCAGTCCGACATCTCTCGATGTAAGCAGGAAAGTAACCATTCAGGTTGCAGATATTGCCGACGGTATCCATACCCTTTATGTCCGTGCCATGAATGAAGAGGAAAAATGGAGTATCACACATTACAGTATTTTCTTAAAAGTAAAAGCTGAAAATGCCATGGGTCTTCCGGATATTACCAGGATAGAATATTTCTTTGATACCGATCCCGGTGTCGGACTGGGAAACCCCATCAGTACCTCGCCTGACCGTAATGTAGATATGTTCTTCGATATTGACCCTTCCGGGTTGGAGTTAGATGTGATCCATACACTTTATATCCGTGCTATCAGTACGGCCGGAAAGTGGTCTATTACCCATAGTTTTGAATTTACGCCCAAGAAGATCCCTGAAGAAGAGCAGACAGGCAGGCCGGTAGGAGGCTCTATCACTCCTTCAAGCAGTGAAATATGTGAAAATGAAGACGCTTATATCCGGTTAACTGTCGTCGATTATAAATCAAGGATATTGAATTGGCAACAACGTCATTATGACGAAAATGGTCTGCCGACATCCCTTGACTGGACAAATATTGCAGGAAGCATTCCTTCTATAACCGTGTCGCCCAAGGTTCCCGGTATATGGAAATACCGTGCCGTAATCACCAATGGAGACCGTGAACCGGTATATTCCGATTATGCTGAAATAAAAGTAATTGCTTCTGCAAAAGGAGGTTTTGTTACCGCTGAAGCCATGCCCGAATACCTGTGTTCCAGCAAACCCATTAAACTCATTCTGGAAGAATACAAGGGAGATGTAGTTAAATGGCAGGGTAGGAATACTACTGTCACTCAGGACTGGACAGACATTCCGTTGAACAACGATACGATTGAAGTTACTCCGGATGCAGGTGGCGTTTGGGAATACCGTGCATTGGTTGCTGCAGGCACATGTAATGATGAATTTTCCAAATCATTGAAAGTTAATGTGGTCGATGCAACAACAGGCGGCGAAATACTTCCTGATTCTATCAGTCCCTGTATCGGAAAAACCATTGAGTTAAATGCCCGGAACTATCTCGGAAAGATCATCAGGTGGCAAAGTTCTGTTGATGAAGGAAGCACATGGTCCAATATTATCTTTACGGAAGAAAATTTCATTACCACCTTGTATGATAAAAATGAAACATGGTTCCGTGCTGTTGTAAAAGCAGGTAATTGTGATGAAACATATTCCGAACCTGCCGTAATTACACCGGTAGATAAGATTGAAGATGCCGGGGAAATAACCGGATCGGATGTAGTCTGCGCCCCGACGTCTGTCAGTGTTAAATACAGGGTGGCCTCGATAGCAGGAGCCGAAGAATACGAATGGACTGTTCCGGCAGGAGCGATTATTGACGGAATGAGTAATACCAACGAAATACAGGTTCATTTCCCACAAAGCGCTCAATCAGGTCTTGTAACGGTGAAAGGAAAGAGTACCACTTGCGGTGTCGGTGCGCCGAGCGAACTCTTCGTTCAGGTAAACCAAAAACCGGCAACACCAGTAATAACCGGTCCTGCATCCGTATGCGTAGGTCAACCTGCAGAATACGAAGTTCCGGCAATACCGGGCGCCGTATACACCTGGTCGTTACCTGTAGGATGGACCGGAACATCGACCAGCAATACGATCACAGTCATCCCGTCAGGTATCGGCGGTACCATCAGTGTAACTGTAACCGCTCCTAACGGATGTGTCAGCGATGAAGGTACATTGGATATCACTGTTTCGCAGGGAACACCAACAGGTCCGATTTATCGCTTGCCAAACTTTTGATTGATAATTGAAAATTGATAATTGAAAATGAAAAATTAACTACGGTGAGCTCACAGGTGTGATGATATAAATAAAATGTATAGAATAATAATCTGAATAATATCCTTATCTTTAACATGATGTTTTTGATAAGGATATTTTTTATAAGTAAATATAATCATGAATATTGTGTTTCTCATTTTAGGAATCGTTGTCGTATTGCTGATTATCTGGATCATTGTTGTTTATAATAGATTAATAATTAATAAAAACCGGATGCATGAGGCATGGAGCATGATCGATGTTTTTTTGAAAAAACGTTATGATCTGGTACCCAATCTGGTAGAAATAGTCAAAGGGTATAGCGCCCATGAAAAAAAAGTACTGGAAGAAGTTACCCGTTACCGCTCCGAGGCGATGCAGGCTAAAAGTACGGAAACACAGATTCCTCAGGAAATGAAGCTTGAAAAATCATTACATCGTTTGTTGGTGGTCATGGAAAAATACCCCGACCTGAAAGCGGACCAACATTTTCTGAAATTACAACAACAATTGAGCGACATGGAAAGCGATCTGGAAATGGCGCGCCGTTATTATAACGGTACTGTCAGGGAAAACAACATCTATCAGGAAAGTTTTCCGTCCAATATTATTGCAAAAATTTTTCACTTCCGTAACGGAATATTCTTTACATCGGAATTACACGAAAGGTCAGTACCCAATATTCATCTTGAGTCATGAAAAATATTCTTTGTGCTGTTTTATTGCTGCTTTCATTTTCGGTTTCCGGTAGCAAACAGTCTGAAAGGATCATCCGCTTCCATTCGGATATCCTGATTGATACCACCGGAAGAGTGCAGGTAATCGAACAGATCAGGGTATATGCTGCAGGTATTGATATCCGGAGGGGTATTGTCAGAAGTATTCCCCTATACAGGGAAGACCATTCCGGTAAAAAACAGAAAATGGATTTTAAAATCCTTTCCGTTCAACGTGATGGAAAAGATGAAGATTTTAAAACCGAAACAGCCGGCAATAACAGGGAAATATACATTGGCAGTGGCGATACCTACCTAAAACCGGGGATTTATGAATATACCATTACTTATGAGAGTTACGGGCATGTCGGTTTTTTCGATACCTACGATGAATTATACTGGAATGTGACAGGAAACGACTGGGTATTCAATATTGAACAGGCTTCCGCTTCCGTAACTCTTCCTAATAACACTCCGTATATCGAAGCAGCCTGCTATACGGGTTCATACGGTTCTACCCGGAAAGATTGCTCTATAACTGGAGAAAACGGAAAGCCGGCATTTCAGGCCAAACAGATTCTGCTTCCAAATGAAGGGTTTACTATTGCTGTCTCTTTCCAGCGGGATATCATCAAACGTCCGCCACCGCCTACCATGGCCGAATTGTTATGGAATAAATTCAGGAGGTTCATCAGCCCTTTGCTCTGTGTATTGATCATGGCCTGCTTTTACATCTTTACCTGGCGGAAAGTGGGTAAGGATCCCGAAAAACCGGTAGTGATACCGACCTTTAAGCCACCACACGGCTGGTCGCCTGCCACAATAAGGTATTTATACAAAAGGAGATACGATAATAAAACATTTACCTCATCTATCATTGAACTGGCTGTTAAAAAAGTTATCCGGATAAAATACGAAGCAAAAAAATATATGCTGGAAAAAATAAGTAATGATGTTGTCAACTTATCCGATGAAGAAAAAGAGATATACCACATTTTTTTCTCAGATAGAAAACAGCTGGAAGTTTCGGATAAAAACCACAAAAGGTTTTCAAAAGCCAATAATCGTTTGAGCAACTCATTGAGTTACCAATGGAACATCAAGGATTATTTCCGTCACAATGCTGGCTATGTCTGGAAAGCTGTTTTGTTGATACTCGTGTTGTTTACACTGAATACGTTCTTTTCAGGCACCAATATGGATTTATTCGGTTTGATAGCCACCATGCCGTTCGTTCTTCTGGGATTGGTAGTAATGGTTGTGGGGATGAAGTTGGAAACAGGATGTATTAAGTATTTTCTCATCATTTTTGGCGCCATATTCGTAATACCGATACTGCTTATCCAGGCTTTTGTCCTTTTTCAGGAAGATTGGGTGGTACCTGTATTCGTTTTGCTAATGATCGTACCTTTTGCCTTTTATATATATCTTATAAAAGCACCGACAGAGCTAGGTGCAAAAACAACTGCAGAGCTGGAAGGATTCAAAATGTATCTGGAAACAGCGGAAGAAAACCGGCTTAACCTGCTTACTCCTCCGGATATGACTCCTGAACTATTCGAAAGGCTATTACCTTATGCCATAGCATTGGACGTGGAAAACGAATGGAGTAAAAAATTTGATAATATATTGCAGCAAGCCAATTATCAACCCGAATGGTACATCAGCGACAAAGCATTCAGGTATGGTATTTTTGCAGGCGCCTTTTCCCGTTCGTTCAATTCATCTGTTTCGTCTGCCCGTATCGATCCTACGGTATCTTCCGGTTCCGGAAGCAGTTCTGGGTCGGGAAGTTGGAGTTCCGGAAGCAGTGGTGGCGGATTCTCCGGCGGCGGTGGCGGTGGCGGTGGCGGAAGAGGCTGGTAGATCTTTTGGAATTTTTATTCGACTTATACGAATAATTGCCAATGGTTTTTAATTGTAGAAAAGCGATTTTAGAAAAATCAATATTATACATTCAATCAACCTAAATCATATTTGGTTCATTTACCAGTATATCGAAACCAGGCTTGCGGTAATTTTAATACTTCTTCATGTGCTTCCGGATGTAAAATCAAACAACGAACAGGATAATTCGTTATATTTGACCGGATAAATGAATAATTTTTGTAGTAAAAAGCATATTATTGAAAAATAATCATATGGAAAACAAGATATTATATACTGTAACTATTTTTTCTGAGAATACAGTCGGTCTGCTCAATCAGGTGACAACTGTTTTTACCCGCAGGCAGTTGAATATTGAAACATTATCTGTTTCTCCTTCAGCAATAGTGGGTATCCACAAATTCACCATCACTGCTTTTTCCGATCGTGAGACCATCGAAAAAGTTGTGTTGAGCATTGACAAGCGTGTAGATGTCCTCAAATCATATTACAGTACCGATGAAGAATTGATCCATCAGGAAATTGCCCTGTATAAACTTTCTACTCCTGAATTTTTGGAACAGATCTCAGTGGAAGAACTGATCAGGAAACATAATGCCATCATACTGGATATCAATAAAGATATTGTAGTTATTGAGAAGACAGGGCATTATGCCGATACAAAAGCACTATTCAATGAATTGAACGAAAAGGTACGGGTACTGCAATTTATCCGTTCAGGGCGGATTGCTATTACCAAATCAAAAATAGAGCGATTGAGTGATATGCTTTCTGATATTGAACAAAGGAGGAAAAAGAAAGAGAAAAAGTTATCCTGATAAAGTAATACAGATGTTACCAGTTATAGGCGATTATACATTTCCGGTCGAAGCATATTCAAATGATTTCCGAGGGAAGTCTACCCTTCAGGCTGTGGGTGGTTTTTTGATGCAGGCAGCAACACGTCATGCAGAAGAAAGAGGGTTCGGGTATTCCTTTATGTTGCAGAATAACAGGACCTGGGTTTTATCCCGTCTGGTCATTGAAATGTCGGATTATCCGGTGAACGATACCCGTATGCTTGTAAGTACCTGGGTTCCGGAAGTTAATAAATTATTTACCGAACGTTGTTTCTCCTTATCTGATAGTACAGGGAAGAATATCGGATACGCCAGGTCATTATGGGCAGCCATAGACCTGGAAACCCGGCGGCCTACTAATATTCTGGACCTGCAAGGATTCAAAGGATTCATACATGGAGCACCCTGCCCGATAGAGAACGTTCATAAGATCCCTCCTATAAAAGAGCAGTGTCTTGTTGAATCATTCATGGTAAAATACAGCGACCTTGATGTCAATAAACATCTTAATAGTATGAAATACGTCGAACATTTTGCCGATACTTTTTCGTTGGAGATGTACCAGCAAAAAGATATCCGGCGGTTTGAGATCTGTTTCATGGCTGAGGGGCAATATGGGACTAAGTTAGATATTTTCAGGAAAGCAGAAGAGAATGATACTTTTGTTCTTGAAATGAGGAATCCGGAAAGAGCGATTTGTTCGGCAAGAATAGCCTGGGATAGCTTGTAAAGCTATTGATTTTTGCTGAAAGATATTTGTACTTTCACTGATATGCATTAACTTTGCAGCCGTTTTTTACCGCAATGCGGACATGGAATAGTAATTTTTTTGTATCATATATATCAATAAAAATGGCGAAAATAAATTTTGGAGGAGTAGTAGAAGACGTGGTAACACGCGAAGAATTTCCGGTAAGTAAAGCCCGTGAAACTTTAAAAAATGAAATAATTGCGGTCATTGGCTATGGTGTGCAGGGTCCAGCACAGTCATTGAATATGCGTGATAACGGATTCAAAGTAATTATCGGACAAGCTCCTGAGTTTAAAGCTGACTGGGATAGGGCAGTGGCTGACGGATGGGTTCCGGGAGAAACACTCTTTCCTATTGAAGAAGCTGCGAAAAAAGCAACCATTATACAATACCTGGTTTCCGATGCAGCACAACGTGCTTTGTGGCCGGTATTGAAACCCTGTCTGAAAGCAGGTGATGCTTTGTATTTTTCCCATGGTTTTTCTGTTACATATAAAGAACAAACAGGAGTCATTCCTCCTGATGATGTTGATGTGATCCTGGTTGCGCCCAAAGGTTCAGGAACCAGTGTACGTCGTAATTTTCTGGCCGGAACAGGTATCAATTCCAGTTATGCCATCTTTCAGGATGCAACAGGAAGGGCCTTGGAACGTACATTAGCTATTGGTATTGCCATTGGTTCAGGTTATTTATTCCCTACTACTTTCGAGCAGGAAGTTTACAGTGACCTTACCGGGGAACGTGGTGTACTGATGGGGGCTTTAGCCGGCATTATGGATGCGCAATATAAAGTTTTGCGTGATAATGGCCATACTCCCAGTGAAGCGTTCAACGAAACTGTTGAGGAACTTACCCAAAGCTTGATCCGTTTGGTTGATGAAAACGGTATGGATTGGATGTACGCCAATTGTTCCGCAACGGCTCAACGTGGCGCATTAGACTGGAGGCCTCGTTTTGCTGAAGCTGTGATGCCTGTATTTGAAGATTTATATGCCCGTGTAAGAGACGGACGTGAATGTCAGAGAGTACTTGATTCAACTGGTGGCCCTAATTATAAGGCGGAACTGGAAAAAGAATTGAAAGAATTACGCGAATCTGAATTGTGGCAGGCCGGTGAACAGGTACGCAAACTTCGTCCTGGTAAATAACTCTTATTGTTAGCGGTAATAGCATAACAGAATAGAAATATCTTGAAAAGTTGCAGGTTTTACTTGCAACTTTTTGTTTTTTATAGATACCCGTAAATAATCCTGATTATTCTTTAAGTTGCTGTACTTATAATCTGAATCGATATTTTTGTTTCTTATAGAACAGTATAGTTAGCGTATTATTCAGGAATGAAACGCTGTGAAAAGGATAGGAGGATAGTAGTGGAGCGGATTTATCGTGGGAAAGAAGTGTTCGAATGGAACATCTATTCTGTTTTTTCTAACATGAAAAAACAGCAGGTAATCCTAAAGATTAACTTTTCCATGATTACAAAGAATATCTTCTGCTTTGAATATAATATTTATCAATTGCTGAAAAACACCCCGGTATATAATAAAAAAGAAAGCACCCTAGAGGATGCTTTCTTTTTTATTAAGGTTAATTTAATCTTATTGTACGATAGATTTGAAAGTGCTGTCTTCAAAATATTTAGCAAATTCAAGATCTTTCTTTGCGTTGGCTTTCAATTCAGCGCTCTTAGTACAAGCTGTACGTAAGTTATTCATGACCAAATTGTTGTTTCCTTCTCTTGCACCAACGATTGCTTTCAGGTAATAAACCAAAGCATCTTCACTTTTGATAGAATTCAAAGTATTCAATGCTTCCTGGTTTTGTTTTGCCAATAACTTAGCTAAAGCAGCATTTACTTCAACCTGATTTCCAAAATAACTGATAGCTTCGCTATATTTTCCTTGGATAACTTTGATGGTACCTAAATTATACTTGGCATCTTCGCTGGATGCTGAAGTCAATAATTCTTCTGCTTCAGCAATGTTCCCGTCACGTAATGCAACAACAGCCAGGTTATTTTTAACGATATCGTTATTTTCTAAGGATTTTGCTTCATTCAAAGCTGTCTTTGCATCGCTGGTACGTCCAAGGTTCAAATAAGCAACACCTAAGTTGTTTTTGGTACGGTAGTCATTCGGATAATAGCGTGCTGCGGCTTGGTAAACAGATAACTTCCTGTTGTTATCATCAGTCAATGTTCCGGCATAAAGAATTTCTTCCAATTTCAATTTGCTGGGATCCTGATTGAATTGAGCGGTAATTTCCTGATCGGATAAACCAACTACTTCAATATTAACAGTCATTTTTGAACGACGCAGTTGAGGAAGGATGCTTTCTTTGATTTCTTCATATGCTGATGCAATATTCTTGATCTCACGTTCACGAACAATAGGATCGGAATACATAGACAAAACACGAAGAATTAATTGCTTGTCAGCTAAGTTTGATTCTTCCATTAATTTTTTGAAACCATCCCAATCTTCAGGAGTAACTACTACTTTCAGGAAATCAGATTTTACTATTTCTTCTACTTTAGCTGCTTTGAAATTCTTAGCAAAGAAAGCTTGTCCTGTTTTTTCACGAGCATGAGATAACTTGTCGTTCAAATCATAAGGACCTTCCGGTGAAGCATAAGCTGATAACTGGGCGCCGGTAATATTGACTCTTTCATTGTCTTTAGCCGCCTTTACAGCATCAGTAAATTCTTTAATTTCCGGTTTCTTTGTTTCAGATGTGCGAACATTTGATTGTTGCAATGCATATTTAATGTCGGCTTCATAAGCATCCGGAGTAATACGTACGTATTTATCAGGAGCATAAGTAGCTTTGCCGTCTTTTTCAACCAGCTTACTGGTAGTGATGATACCATCAGCTAATTTATAGTCATCAAATGCCAAAGATTTAGAACCTTTGGATGCAGATGCCCTCAACATTAACTGAGAAACCTGAAACTCTGGTTTGTAGGTAACTTTAGATGAATAGCTGAAAGTTCCGCCATCATATTTAATTACCTTATTGTTTTCTTTCACTGACTCGCCTTGTACCTTATATGTAGTATAAGCCAGTTCGTTATTTCCACTTACCAGGACAGGAGTTAACTCCATGATCACAGATTTGTTGAAATATTTTGCAGGATAAGTTCCGTTAACAGTAACTGCAACTTCGTCACCTACTAATTCTAATACAGGAGGATTTACTGTGTATTTCACCTGGTCTGCATTCTTCTTCATTTTTTTTAAAGAACCGCAACCACTGAATGTAATGCCTACGACCAACGCAGACACCAAAATCAAATTATTCCTTTTCATAGTCACTTGATTATTATTTGTTTTTAAGATTAAATTTTCGAGTATAAATATAAAATAATTACGCAAATTTAAAGATTATTTTTTCAAAATAAAAGCCTAAGGTTATTTAAATATAAGAAAAATAATGACTTTTTTCTTTGATAAAATCCAGACGATATGTCAAAAAAATGTAACGTTTTGTTTAACAGTTAAATATGATTATTTTTTCTTTATTGGAAACTGTATCCCCAACTTTTGGGAGAGTTACTCTTTTAACTTTTATTAACAAGATTTTCATGAAAGTGTTCACTTGTTTAATGAATATATTCCGCTCTGGATGCATCCAGTCGCAACATAATAAATAACAAAATTGTGAATGCCCATAATGAAGATCCTCCATAACTAAAAAAAGGTAAAGGAATACCTATAACCGGAACCAGGCCAATGGTCATTCCTATGTTAATGGTACAATGTAAAAATAAAATACTGATCACACAATAAGAATAAACACGACTAAAGACAGATCGCTGTCGTTCGGCAATAAATAACAGCCGGAGCAAAAGTGCCGTAAACAGTATTACTACTACCGATGTCCCTACAAATCCCCATTCTTCACCAACAGTACAAAAGATAAAATCAGTGCTTTGTTCAGGAACGAAATTGTATTTGGTCTGTGTTCCCTGTAAAAAACCTTTACCGGTCAGTCCTCCGGAACCGATAGCTATTTTTGATTGGTTAACATTGTACTCAATCCCCAGTGGGTCCGATTCCATTCCGAGCATCACAAGTATACGTTTCTGCTGATGTGGACTAAGGACATCGTCAAATACAAAGTCAACCGAAAATGTAAATAATAAAGCACTTAATATAAAGAAGACAACAGTACGTACATGGGGAATCCGGCGAATGGCTGATATAATAATGAAGACAACAGATATAGTTATTGCCGCGGCCAAAAGTATCTCATGAACCTCAAAACGTTTCTTGAGCAACAGATTGATTCCTAAGAAGACACTAAATATAAGTAAGAATAAACCGCTACCTTTGAAAACGTGCTTGACCTGTTTACTCATGATCAGGTAAACTGTAAAGCCTAATAGGATCAGTCCGCCAACCAGGTAAGCCTGGGCACCCTGCATCAGCAGGGAAAGAAT is a genomic window containing:
- a CDS encoding LemA family protein; this translates as MNIVFLILGIVVVLLIIWIIVVYNRLIINKNRMHEAWSMIDVFLKKRYDLVPNLVEIVKGYSAHEKKVLEEVTRYRSEAMQAKSTETQIPQEMKLEKSLHRLLVVMEKYPDLKADQHFLKLQQQLSDMESDLEMARRYYNGTVRENNIYQESFPSNIIAKIFHFRNGIFFTSELHERSVPNIHLES
- a CDS encoding DUF2207 domain-containing protein; this translates as MKNILCAVLLLLSFSVSGSKQSERIIRFHSDILIDTTGRVQVIEQIRVYAAGIDIRRGIVRSIPLYREDHSGKKQKMDFKILSVQRDGKDEDFKTETAGNNREIYIGSGDTYLKPGIYEYTITYESYGHVGFFDTYDELYWNVTGNDWVFNIEQASASVTLPNNTPYIEAACYTGSYGSTRKDCSITGENGKPAFQAKQILLPNEGFTIAVSFQRDIIKRPPPPTMAELLWNKFRRFISPLLCVLIMACFYIFTWRKVGKDPEKPVVIPTFKPPHGWSPATIRYLYKRRYDNKTFTSSIIELAVKKVIRIKYEAKKYMLEKISNDVVNLSDEEKEIYHIFFSDRKQLEVSDKNHKRFSKANNRLSNSLSYQWNIKDYFRHNAGYVWKAVLLILVLFTLNTFFSGTNMDLFGLIATMPFVLLGLVVMVVGMKLETGCIKYFLIIFGAIFVIPILLIQAFVLFQEDWVVPVFVLLMIVPFAFYIYLIKAPTELGAKTTAELEGFKMYLETAEENRLNLLTPPDMTPELFERLLPYAIALDVENEWSKKFDNILQQANYQPEWYISDKAFRYGIFAGAFSRSFNSSVSSARIDPTVSSGSGSSSGSGSWSSGSSGGGFSGGGGGGGGGRGW
- the ilvN gene encoding acetolactate synthase small subunit yields the protein MENKILYTVTIFSENTVGLLNQVTTVFTRRQLNIETLSVSPSAIVGIHKFTITAFSDRETIEKVVLSIDKRVDVLKSYYSTDEELIHQEIALYKLSTPEFLEQISVEELIRKHNAIILDINKDIVVIEKTGHYADTKALFNELNEKVRVLQFIRSGRIAITKSKIERLSDMLSDIEQRRKKKEKKLS
- a CDS encoding acyl-[acyl-carrier-protein] thioesterase: MLPVIGDYTFPVEAYSNDFRGKSTLQAVGGFLMQAATRHAEERGFGYSFMLQNNRTWVLSRLVIEMSDYPVNDTRMLVSTWVPEVNKLFTERCFSLSDSTGKNIGYARSLWAAIDLETRRPTNILDLQGFKGFIHGAPCPIENVHKIPPIKEQCLVESFMVKYSDLDVNKHLNSMKYVEHFADTFSLEMYQQKDIRRFEICFMAEGQYGTKLDIFRKAEENDTFVLEMRNPERAICSARIAWDSL
- the ilvC gene encoding ketol-acid reductoisomerase; amino-acid sequence: MAKINFGGVVEDVVTREEFPVSKARETLKNEIIAVIGYGVQGPAQSLNMRDNGFKVIIGQAPEFKADWDRAVADGWVPGETLFPIEEAAKKATIIQYLVSDAAQRALWPVLKPCLKAGDALYFSHGFSVTYKEQTGVIPPDDVDVILVAPKGSGTSVRRNFLAGTGINSSYAIFQDATGRALERTLAIGIAIGSGYLFPTTFEQEVYSDLTGERGVLMGALAGIMDAQYKVLRDNGHTPSEAFNETVEELTQSLIRLVDENGMDWMYANCSATAQRGALDWRPRFAEAVMPVFEDLYARVRDGRECQRVLDSTGGPNYKAELEKELKELRESELWQAGEQVRKLRPGK
- the rodA gene encoding rod shape-determining protein RodA; its protein translation is MRRQTNLITSLDWITIGLYLILVLMGWFNIYAAVYDEQHTSIFAFSQRYGKQLVWIIAAILLAVIVCLLDIRFYTSFAYPIFIFCILTLIAVLVIGREVNGAKSWFVIGNLQIQPSEFAKIATSLALAKYLGNYNGRMMELKNIFFIGLIIFLSPAFILLQPDVGSCLVYLAFLIVLYREGLPQSILLFGILAVFLFILSLLMQGAQAYLVGGLILLGFTVYLIMSKQVKHVFKGSGLFLLIFSVFLGINLLLKKRFEVHEILLAAAITISVVFIIISAIRRIPHVRTVVFFILSALLFTFSVDFVFDDVLSPHQQKRILVMLGMESDPLGIEYNVNQSKIAIGSGGLTGKGFLQGTQTKYNFVPEQSTDFIFCTVGEEWGFVGTSVVVILFTALLLRLLFIAERQRSVFSRVYSYCVISILFLHCTINIGMTIGLVPVIGIPLPFFSYGGSSLWAFTILLFIMLRLDASRAEYIH